From Acidimicrobiales bacterium, the proteins below share one genomic window:
- a CDS encoding glycosyltransferase family 9 protein, whose product MGRTFIAPVSYGLGDLVVSLPAIQALIDSDQPVWLVARASSQRLLAERISGLAGVVEEAELTCGPGDRIVDLRDHPLQRDFWWGSAAFEAQFGRLNINDILERICVDFGIEADFSRPRPLRADPRSDLSSTVLLVHETDGAHKVWPARHWKAVDAMLRAEGHDTAMVLKTEGSSPAGIPGLVAPTPAVAVDVLSACQGVIGIDTGLTHIAVQQGTPTVTICRLNSVYIRPWTHSAALRGDACTDSCLDAETRYAYNERVSLRNFQPRPRVCPSSSPCLAATRPDDAVALLRELL is encoded by the coding sequence ATGGGCCGCACCTTTATCGCCCCGGTGTCCTACGGGCTGGGGGACCTAGTGGTCTCCCTTCCTGCGATCCAAGCCCTCATAGACAGCGACCAGCCGGTGTGGCTGGTCGCGCGGGCATCCTCCCAACGGCTCCTCGCCGAACGGATCTCCGGTCTGGCAGGCGTCGTAGAAGAGGCCGAGCTGACGTGCGGTCCCGGTGACCGGATCGTCGACCTGCGTGATCATCCGCTCCAACGCGACTTCTGGTGGGGATCGGCTGCGTTCGAGGCGCAGTTCGGTCGACTCAACATCAATGACATCCTCGAGCGCATCTGCGTCGATTTCGGGATCGAGGCCGACTTCAGCCGCCCCAGGCCGCTTCGCGCAGATCCTCGCTCCGATCTGAGCAGCACCGTGCTGCTGGTCCACGAGACGGACGGCGCCCACAAGGTCTGGCCGGCCCGCCATTGGAAGGCCGTGGACGCCATGCTTCGCGCCGAAGGACACGACACCGCCATGGTCCTCAAAACGGAGGGGTCATCCCCAGCAGGCATTCCCGGACTGGTAGCGCCCACGCCGGCGGTCGCGGTCGACGTCCTGTCTGCGTGTCAGGGGGTGATCGGCATCGACACCGGGCTCACCCACATTGCGGTTCAACAAGGAACACCGACCGTCACCATCTGCAGGCTCAACTCTGTGTACATACGGCCGTGGACGCACAGCGCGGCGCTGCGCGGAGACGCCTGCACCGACTCGTGCCTCGACGCCGAGACCAGATACGCATACAACGAAAGAGTCAGCCTTCGGAACTTTCAGCCACGGCCGCGGGTCTGCCCCTCGAGCTCACCATGCCTGGCGGCCACCCGACCTGACGACGCCGTCGCACTGCTTCGGGAGCTCCTGTGA
- a CDS encoding 7-cyano-7-deazaguanine synthase has translation MTGHDREVVVLASGGVDSAILLADQAARGNVVHPVYIRFGLTWEQVEEAHLRRYLGSLADRPGIRSLTVLELPISDVYGTHWSVSGTDTPDDTTADEAVYLPGRNLLLLAKTTVWCALHGIQRIALGTLRGNPFADSSHEFLSGVARLAGMALDHELEVVTPFGEMTKAEVLAIGRDLPLEHTFSCVAPVGDNHCQACNKCAERRKAFAEAGLEDRPTYASG, from the coding sequence TTGACGGGCCATGACCGAGAAGTGGTGGTCCTGGCCAGCGGAGGCGTCGACAGCGCCATACTCCTGGCCGATCAGGCCGCGCGCGGCAACGTCGTGCATCCCGTCTATATCCGCTTCGGACTGACGTGGGAGCAGGTCGAGGAGGCACATCTCCGGCGCTACCTCGGCTCGCTTGCGGACCGGCCCGGCATTCGGTCGCTCACCGTCCTAGAGCTTCCCATCTCCGACGTCTACGGAACGCACTGGAGCGTCTCGGGGACCGACACGCCGGATGACACCACTGCTGACGAGGCCGTGTACCTGCCGGGACGCAACCTGCTGCTGCTGGCCAAGACCACCGTTTGGTGCGCACTGCACGGGATACAGCGGATTGCCCTCGGGACACTTCGAGGCAACCCGTTCGCAGACAGCAGCCACGAGTTTCTTTCTGGAGTCGCCCGCCTGGCTGGAATGGCACTCGACCACGAGCTCGAAGTGGTGACTCCGTTCGGCGAAATGACCAAAGCCGAGGTGCTGGCTATCGGTCGCGACCTACCTCTCGAGCACACGTTCTCCTGCGTGGCGCCCGTCGGCGACAACCATTGCCAGGCCTGCAACAAGTGCGCGGAGCGACGCAAGGCCTTCGCAGAGGCGGGCCTCGAAGATCGGCCCACCTACGCTTCGGGCTGA
- a CDS encoding SDR family oxidoreductase — MSNRIAIVVGAGSGVGQATALALRGGGLTVVAVDRNEAGLKELPDGINTEVADATDPGVAGPLVDRIAADMGTPDVLVNTIGTFEAGDALSVTPQTLRQLTDVNVGTALWLTQAVVPHMQQKGSGVIVHVSARQGIEPTAGYAAYGVSKAALVHLVRTLDVELRPSGIRVNVIAPQIIATAKNKAMFPPEMLVGAVEPEAIADVIAFLVSDAAGPVSGAVVPTYGGS, encoded by the coding sequence ATGAGCAATCGGATAGCAATCGTCGTCGGCGCTGGTAGCGGTGTCGGCCAGGCGACAGCTCTGGCTCTACGAGGGGGCGGGCTGACCGTGGTCGCGGTAGACCGGAACGAAGCTGGGCTTAAAGAGCTTCCAGATGGGATAAACACAGAGGTGGCTGATGCCACCGACCCGGGCGTGGCTGGACCGCTCGTGGACCGCATCGCAGCAGATATGGGCACGCCGGACGTTCTCGTCAACACGATCGGCACTTTCGAGGCCGGCGACGCTCTGTCAGTGACACCGCAGACCCTGAGGCAGCTGACGGACGTAAACGTCGGCACAGCGCTTTGGCTGACTCAGGCCGTGGTGCCTCACATGCAACAAAAGGGCTCGGGCGTCATCGTCCACGTATCAGCCCGCCAGGGGATCGAACCCACCGCCGGCTACGCCGCCTATGGAGTGAGCAAGGCCGCTCTGGTCCACCTCGTCCGTACCCTCGACGTCGAGCTGCGCCCGAGCGGAATACGGGTCAACGTCATCGCCCCGCAGATCATCGCAACTGCCAAGAACAAGGCGATGTTCCCGCCCGAGATGCTGGTCGGTGCCGTCGAGCCCGAGGCGATTGCCGACGTCATCGCCTTCCTGGTCAGCGATGCGGCGGGCCCTGTGAGCGGAGCAGTAGTGCCAACCTACGGTGGGTCATAA
- a CDS encoding isochorismatase family protein: MATKDLGVWTADDCALVLIDYQYEMFEVIRSETGADMVELNARLLARTAKAFGMPIVLSTVGVGFGINGPTLPSILSELEGIEPIDRSSMNAFEDKAFRDAVKATGRKRLVIGALHTEICLTFATVQALKDGYDVLYVADAVGGRSQTAHRTAIERLAHAGAVPTTALGVTTEMFRDWAGPMAGPALDVIYWYFTEAPKITDLVGVAEAEKKAAAAHGAQ; the protein is encoded by the coding sequence ATGGCTACGAAGGATTTGGGCGTCTGGACAGCGGATGATTGCGCCCTGGTGCTCATCGACTACCAGTACGAGATGTTCGAAGTCATCCGCTCGGAGACTGGAGCCGACATGGTCGAGCTAAATGCCCGACTCCTCGCGAGGACCGCGAAGGCCTTCGGCATGCCCATCGTCCTGTCGACGGTGGGCGTTGGGTTCGGGATCAACGGGCCTACTCTCCCGTCAATTCTTTCCGAGCTCGAGGGGATCGAGCCAATCGACAGGTCCTCGATGAACGCGTTCGAGGACAAGGCCTTCCGCGACGCAGTGAAGGCCACAGGACGGAAGAGACTGGTCATCGGTGCGCTTCACACCGAGATCTGCCTCACGTTCGCTACCGTCCAGGCACTCAAGGACGGGTACGACGTGTTGTACGTGGCTGACGCCGTCGGCGGCCGCTCGCAGACCGCACATCGCACTGCCATCGAACGGTTGGCGCACGCCGGGGCGGTTCCCACCACGGCACTCGGGGTGACTACTGAAATGTTCCGGGACTGGGCCGGGCCGATGGCTGGGCCGGCTCTCGACGTCATCTACTGGTACTTCACGGAAGCCCCAAAGATCACGGATCTGGTGGGTGTGGCAGAAGCGGAGAAGAAGGCCGCCGCGGCACACGGAGCGCAGTGA
- a CDS encoding DNA-3-methyladenine glycosylase 2 family protein: protein MATQHRKRAAAADPEAREYLKQADPVLGKLIDARPDFRPRAWMEELPPLDAFASLIFGIAGQQLSVASTRAIISHLEDHFGGHMPSPAELLAADAKVLRDSGFSARKGETIRALAERFVDGRLSEKAFARMTDEEVEAALTEVPGIGPWTARGFLLIALDRPDVFLTGDLALRHTIQREYGFDHLPTDEELVELSDRWRPYRSLAVSYLFASEYQG from the coding sequence GTGGCTACCCAACACCGAAAGCGAGCCGCAGCTGCCGATCCTGAGGCACGCGAGTACCTCAAGCAGGCGGACCCGGTCCTCGGGAAGCTGATCGACGCGAGGCCGGACTTCCGTCCCCGCGCGTGGATGGAGGAGCTTCCTCCGCTAGACGCCTTCGCGTCGCTTATCTTCGGTATCGCCGGCCAGCAGCTCTCCGTCGCCTCCACCCGAGCGATCATCTCGCATTTAGAGGACCACTTCGGCGGCCACATGCCCTCGCCGGCCGAACTGCTCGCGGCCGACGCGAAAGTCCTGAGGGACAGCGGCTTTTCGGCTCGCAAGGGCGAGACCATACGAGCTCTCGCGGAGAGGTTCGTCGACGGACGGCTAAGCGAAAAGGCGTTCGCGCGTATGACCGACGAAGAGGTAGAAGCCGCGCTCACCGAGGTCCCCGGGATCGGGCCCTGGACAGCACGCGGCTTCTTGCTGATCGCCCTGGACCGGCCCGACGTGTTCCTCACCGGCGACCTGGCTCTCAGGCACACCATCCAGCGAGAGTACGGGTTCGACCATTTGCCGACCGACGAGGAGTTGGTCGAGCTCTCGGATCGATGGCGGCCGTATCGGAGCCTGGCCGTTAGCTACCTGTTCGCATCGGAATACCAGGGATAG
- the queD gene encoding 6-carboxytetrahydropterin synthase QueD, which yields MEIFREFTFEAAHRLPHVPPGHKCARLHGHSYRVAVHVEGPVGSNTGWVRDFADLSCAMEPLLRCLDHYYLNEIEGLDNPTSEVLAKWIWDRLRPAVPDLSQVVIRETCASGCVYRGDLDGP from the coding sequence GTGGAGATTTTCAGGGAGTTCACCTTCGAAGCAGCCCATCGGCTCCCCCACGTACCCCCGGGCCACAAATGTGCGCGCCTGCACGGTCACTCCTATCGGGTAGCGGTCCACGTGGAAGGACCCGTTGGGAGCAATACCGGTTGGGTCCGTGACTTCGCGGACCTGTCGTGCGCGATGGAACCTCTCCTCCGCTGCCTGGATCACTACTACCTCAACGAAATCGAAGGGCTCGACAACCCCACCAGCGAGGTCCTCGCCAAATGGATATGGGACCGGCTCCGGCCGGCCGTCCCCGACCTCTCCCAAGTCGTCATCCGCGAGACGTGCGCGTCAGGGTGCGTGTACCGAGGCGACCTTGACGGGCCATGA
- a CDS encoding MarR family winged helix-turn-helix transcriptional regulator — protein sequence MTPTEEMFWRSLMRIVLSLPRLLHDDMVRAAGLTASEYTVIMNLSEAPNRQLRMSDLAIATGLSPSRTTRLVDGLQSHGMVVKRASSADGRSNLAELTAQGLSKLRSAWPAHLTSVRGRVLDHIPPGTLAKAAQALEAVAAQLDDQPVGAPQP from the coding sequence ATGACCCCCACTGAAGAGATGTTCTGGCGGTCGCTAATGCGCATCGTCTTGAGCTTGCCTCGGCTCCTGCATGACGACATGGTTCGTGCTGCCGGACTGACGGCCAGTGAGTACACGGTCATCATGAACCTATCTGAAGCGCCTAACCGGCAGCTGCGAATGTCCGATCTGGCGATCGCCACTGGGTTGTCTCCGAGCCGGACGACGCGCCTAGTTGATGGCCTTCAGTCACACGGGATGGTAGTAAAGCGAGCTAGTTCCGCTGATGGGCGGAGCAACCTCGCCGAGCTGACGGCTCAGGGCCTGAGCAAACTCCGGTCCGCATGGCCGGCACATCTAACAAGCGTGCGCGGTCGGGTCCTCGACCACATCCCTCCTGGCACGCTCGCCAAGGCGGCCCAAGCGTTGGAAGCAGTAGCCGCACAACTGGATGACCAGCCTGTCGGCGCCCCTCAACCTTGA
- a CDS encoding DUF4254 domain-containing protein, whose translation MERTVMGERGVSGFAAQADGLGWARLVDDLVGSNLRQWDLEDATRVIGANDSVVAGAKREIDRLNVRRHRLVQEIDVAIDAILDQPASAPVATESPGMVLDRLSVLVIRRARTATASARDPAFAEWIPALDSQVADLSAAFDRYMDELSTGVRRFVRYESFKLYGASSAAPASEKE comes from the coding sequence ATGGAGCGGACGGTGATGGGGGAGCGGGGCGTATCAGGGTTCGCAGCGCAGGCCGATGGGTTGGGCTGGGCCAGGCTCGTCGATGATCTGGTGGGATCCAATCTGCGTCAGTGGGATCTGGAGGATGCGACTCGCGTCATTGGCGCGAACGACTCAGTCGTCGCCGGCGCAAAGCGGGAGATCGACCGGCTCAACGTCCGCCGCCATCGGCTCGTACAGGAAATCGATGTCGCGATAGACGCCATCCTGGACCAGCCGGCTTCGGCTCCCGTCGCGACCGAAAGCCCTGGCATGGTTCTTGACCGCCTGTCGGTGCTGGTCATCAGGCGGGCTCGAACTGCAACCGCGTCCGCGCGCGACCCGGCCTTTGCCGAGTGGATCCCTGCGCTCGATTCACAAGTCGCCGACTTGTCCGCCGCATTCGACCGTTACATGGACGAGCTGTCCACGGGAGTCCGCCGGTTCGTTCGCTACGAGTCGTTCAAACTCTACGGGGCTTCGTCCGCAGCGCCGGCCTCGGAAAAAGAGTGA
- a CDS encoding SDR family NAD(P)-dependent oxidoreductase, with amino-acid sequence MSGRLEGRVCVVTGTGGSIGRATALTFAHEGAFVVGCDVLVEPAERTVTMVQAAGGQMVSLQPSRLSDPTECTRLVDLAVSEFGRIDVLFNLAAKSHFSPLEKFTDDEWDAARRDEVDLVFYLTRAAWPHLKASQGVVLNMASLNGSLGFKLLPSLAHMTNKSGIIGMTRQLALEGSEHGIRVNSVSPGFIETNSTRGELEDEEFGRRMRERTLLGRFGQAEDIANAALYLVSDESAYVTGVDLVVDGGMKAW; translated from the coding sequence ATGTCTGGACGACTGGAAGGACGAGTCTGCGTCGTCACGGGCACCGGCGGAAGCATCGGGCGGGCCACCGCTTTAACTTTCGCCCATGAGGGGGCATTCGTAGTGGGGTGCGACGTACTGGTCGAGCCGGCTGAACGGACAGTGACGATGGTTCAGGCAGCCGGTGGCCAGATGGTGTCGCTGCAGCCGAGTCGACTCAGCGATCCCACTGAATGCACCAGACTCGTTGACCTGGCGGTCAGCGAATTCGGCCGGATCGACGTCCTGTTCAACCTCGCAGCGAAATCCCACTTCAGCCCGCTCGAGAAGTTCACCGACGACGAGTGGGACGCCGCCCGCAGGGACGAGGTTGACCTGGTCTTCTACCTCACCCGGGCTGCGTGGCCGCACCTGAAAGCCAGCCAGGGCGTGGTTTTGAACATGGCCTCGTTGAACGGGTCTCTCGGTTTCAAGCTCCTGCCATCGCTGGCTCACATGACCAACAAATCGGGAATCATCGGGATGACGCGCCAGCTCGCTTTGGAAGGCAGCGAGCACGGGATCCGCGTCAACTCGGTCTCGCCGGGATTCATCGAGACCAACTCGACCCGAGGAGAGCTCGAGGACGAGGAGTTTGGCCGCCGGATGCGCGAGAGGACCCTCCTAGGTCGGTTCGGGCAGGCGGAGGACATTGCAAATGCTGCCCTTTATCTCGTCTCCGATGAAAGCGCCTACGTGACAGGCGTTGACCTCGTGGTCGATGGCGGAATGAAGGCCTGGTGA
- a CDS encoding MarR family winged helix-turn-helix transcriptional regulator has product MAKADPLSTTEEEFWRSLMRIVLTIPRHLDDHLVRATGINANEYQTLVSLSEAPDGELRMTDLANATGLSGSRMTRLVDDLQARGFVTKRASALDGRGNVASLTVAGLRKLKAARRVYISSVRALVFDHVDRPATKDAADALSAIASRLQDRH; this is encoded by the coding sequence ATGGCCAAGGCTGACCCGCTGAGCACGACCGAAGAGGAGTTCTGGCGTTCGCTTATGCGGATCGTGCTGACGATCCCTCGCCACCTGGATGATCATCTGGTGCGGGCCACTGGCATCAATGCAAACGAGTACCAGACGCTGGTCTCGCTGTCCGAAGCTCCCGACGGTGAGTTGCGGATGACCGATCTCGCCAACGCCACTGGTTTATCCGGCAGTCGTATGACTCGTTTGGTCGACGATCTTCAAGCGCGCGGCTTCGTCACCAAGCGCGCCAGCGCTTTGGATGGCCGTGGCAACGTGGCCAGCTTAACTGTGGCCGGTCTACGGAAGCTGAAGGCGGCCAGGCGGGTCTACATCTCCAGCGTCAGGGCTCTTGTATTCGATCACGTCGACCGACCGGCCACGAAGGACGCTGCCGACGCCCTGTCCGCGATCGCCAGTCGACTACAAGACCGGCACTGA
- a CDS encoding oxidoreductase → MDRAAGRTRTYSDVTGPRADLESAGTFAVGQWRVNRIGYGAMQLAGDNVFGPPRDRDEALRVLAAAVESGINHIDTAQYYGPAVVNELIRQALYPYPRNLAIVSKVAARRDDTGAVLKYDEPEQLRAGIEENLTTLGVERIAAVNLRVMDGSRPGERFDAQLAALTEARDQGLIDGIGLSNISIDHLRRALDQTDVVCVQNLFNLADQRSSDVLDECSSRGIAFVPFCPLGWPRGVQNEILTSRLVAELGERLGATPAQIALAWLLDLAPNVLLIPGTRTRQHLTENIRAGGVEFDDAARADLARQFPTIGAE, encoded by the coding sequence ATGGACCGGGCGGCCGGGCGCACTCGGACGTACTCGGACGTGACCGGCCCGCGAGCAGACCTCGAATCCGCTGGGACGTTCGCCGTCGGTCAATGGAGGGTGAACAGGATTGGATACGGTGCGATGCAGCTCGCCGGCGACAACGTTTTTGGACCGCCCCGAGACCGCGACGAAGCCTTGCGGGTCCTAGCAGCCGCCGTCGAGAGTGGGATCAACCACATCGACACCGCTCAGTACTACGGGCCGGCTGTCGTCAACGAACTGATCCGCCAGGCGCTCTACCCGTACCCTCGGAACTTGGCCATCGTGAGCAAGGTGGCGGCTCGACGCGATGACACTGGCGCGGTCTTGAAGTACGACGAGCCGGAACAACTGCGGGCCGGCATCGAAGAGAATCTGACAACGCTCGGTGTCGAGCGTATCGCCGCGGTGAACCTGCGAGTAATGGACGGATCCAGACCAGGCGAGCGGTTCGATGCGCAGCTAGCCGCTCTCACCGAGGCTCGAGATCAAGGACTGATCGACGGTATCGGGCTGAGCAACATATCGATAGACCACCTTCGGAGAGCTCTCGACCAGACGGATGTTGTCTGCGTCCAGAACCTGTTCAACCTGGCCGATCAGCGCTCTTCCGACGTCCTGGACGAATGCAGTTCGCGCGGCATCGCCTTCGTGCCGTTCTGCCCGTTGGGCTGGCCGCGTGGTGTTCAGAACGAGATCCTTACGAGTCGGCTTGTTGCCGAGCTGGGTGAGCGGCTGGGCGCGACTCCGGCCCAAATCGCGCTCGCGTGGCTGCTCGACCTGGCACCTAACGTCCTTCTTATCCCCGGCACCAGGACGCGCCAACATCTGACCGAGAACATCCGAGCTGGTGGTGTCGAGTTCGACGATGCCGCCCGAGCCGACCTAGCTCGCCAATTCCCGACCATCGGCGCGGAATAG
- a CDS encoding NAD(P)/FAD-dependent oxidoreductase: MSERQHDLVIIGGGTAGVSAALECHDIQLDVVLLEARPVLGGQLVEIDHPVRNVATGRYANGPQLQAGLQASAEDLADRVMTDHAVTAANVAEGWVEAGGRRVRGRALLIASGSAPEHLPVAVEGAFGGDVTYHVENDPDHFAGRPVVVIGGGDSATLDALFLASKGSSVILAHRAESLSARHDIAAGVRAEKRIEDLPGWEVDSVSGGERLEEVVLMNHATGARRTVPAGGLVVKISRRPCTEPFRGQVDLDRRGFVRTDGELRSSRRGVFAAGDVVSGSYWRVSNALGHGSLVSRTILRYLQGQDTEPVDRGGLDDRTGP; this comes from the coding sequence ATGTCCGAACGTCAACACGACTTGGTGATCATCGGAGGCGGAACGGCCGGAGTGAGCGCCGCGCTCGAGTGTCACGACATACAGCTCGACGTCGTCTTGCTCGAAGCCCGCCCAGTGCTCGGCGGCCAACTGGTCGAGATCGACCACCCGGTCCGCAACGTCGCGACCGGTCGCTACGCGAACGGGCCTCAACTGCAGGCGGGCCTGCAGGCCAGCGCCGAGGACCTTGCCGATCGGGTAATGACCGACCACGCCGTAACAGCCGCCAACGTCGCAGAAGGGTGGGTTGAGGCGGGCGGTCGACGGGTTCGGGGTAGAGCGCTGCTAATCGCCAGCGGGAGTGCGCCCGAGCATCTACCCGTTGCCGTCGAGGGCGCTTTCGGAGGAGATGTCACTTACCACGTTGAGAACGATCCGGACCACTTCGCCGGGCGGCCGGTAGTGGTGATCGGAGGCGGCGACAGCGCAACCCTCGACGCTTTGTTTCTGGCTTCGAAGGGGTCCTCGGTGATCCTTGCTCACCGCGCCGAGTCGTTGTCGGCCAGGCACGACATCGCCGCTGGGGTGCGCGCCGAGAAGCGCATCGAAGATCTGCCCGGGTGGGAGGTCGACTCGGTTAGCGGTGGTGAACGTCTTGAAGAAGTCGTATTGATGAACCACGCTACGGGCGCGCGCAGGACGGTGCCCGCCGGTGGCTTGGTGGTCAAGATCTCTCGGCGCCCGTGCACCGAGCCCTTCCGTGGCCAGGTGGACCTGGATCGCAGGGGGTTCGTCCGGACGGACGGCGAGTTGCGCTCCTCCCGTCGCGGCGTGTTCGCGGCCGGCGATGTGGTCAGCGGTTCCTACTGGCGGGTGTCGAATGCCCTGGGTCACGGTTCGCTCGTGTCCCGGACGATCCTGCGCTACCTACAAGGGCAGGACACCGAACCCGTGGATCGCGGGGGACTTGACGACCGGACCGGCCCGTGA
- a CDS encoding MFS transporter: protein MTAATVQTEGGAMASGDASASRALATEKGRRTSGFWTVAFAFLIVMAVATLPSPLYGLYRTRDHLSSLTITVVYAIFAASTIATLLAVPSIAARIGRRGVMLESVATMMVAVGVLAAWKALPGLIVGRLLSGASVGLAAGTAIIYLLELRLRADPDASPIRARNIGTSVNVGGLGLGPLIAGALAQWGKLQLTLPYLVFIVLGAIALVSLWVVPETGVRTPKATAPTRSRGSSSARLPIPAAAGTAAAFSASGLFAGLSGLILGTTLHHPSHALSGATLFLVFSSGVVSQVATTKLPAPRVLAVGTVSMLAGLVLLVVSVRLSTPSLALFLVGGALIGGGAGAVFKGTTGIVLEASAPQDRLAMTSALLIALYVGLSVPVVGAGIALNQKAGVPNTVLAFAIFVGVGVTVSGWLLLSRRRPGKAVRNQPPR, encoded by the coding sequence GTGACCGCGGCGACGGTCCAGACGGAGGGAGGAGCTATGGCCAGCGGCGACGCATCCGCATCACGGGCGCTTGCGACTGAGAAAGGCCGCCGTACGTCGGGTTTCTGGACCGTGGCGTTCGCCTTTCTCATTGTCATGGCCGTCGCGACACTGCCGAGTCCCCTGTACGGCCTCTACCGAACGCGAGATCACCTCTCGTCGCTGACGATCACGGTCGTTTACGCGATCTTCGCGGCGAGCACTATCGCCACCCTGCTGGCCGTTCCTTCCATCGCAGCGCGCATCGGTCGGCGGGGAGTCATGCTCGAGTCCGTGGCGACGATGATGGTCGCGGTAGGTGTGCTCGCCGCGTGGAAAGCCCTACCGGGACTGATTGTCGGACGGCTGCTCAGCGGGGCGTCGGTCGGCCTCGCTGCCGGCACCGCCATCATCTATCTGCTCGAGTTACGCCTCCGAGCCGACCCCGACGCGTCCCCGATCCGGGCGCGCAACATCGGAACGTCCGTGAACGTAGGCGGCCTGGGACTCGGTCCGTTGATTGCCGGCGCCCTGGCCCAGTGGGGGAAGCTGCAGCTGACCCTCCCCTACCTCGTGTTCATCGTCCTCGGGGCGATCGCGTTGGTGAGCTTGTGGGTCGTACCCGAGACAGGTGTGCGAACTCCCAAAGCGACAGCTCCGACGCGTTCGAGGGGTTCGAGTTCGGCGAGGCTGCCGATCCCAGCAGCCGCCGGGACCGCTGCCGCCTTCTCCGCGAGCGGCCTGTTCGCGGGGCTGTCCGGACTGATCCTCGGCACCACCCTGCACCATCCGTCACACGCCCTGTCCGGGGCGACCCTGTTCCTCGTGTTCTCTTCAGGAGTGGTGTCCCAGGTGGCCACGACAAAGCTGCCGGCACCCCGCGTGCTCGCGGTGGGTACCGTCTCGATGCTGGCAGGTCTCGTCCTCCTAGTGGTTTCAGTGCGTCTCTCGACCCCTAGCCTGGCGTTGTTCCTCGTCGGGGGCGCCCTGATTGGCGGGGGTGCCGGAGCGGTATTCAAAGGGACCACGGGAATCGTCCTCGAAGCAAGCGCCCCTCAAGACCGGCTAGCTATGACATCGGCGCTGCTCATCGCCCTCTACGTGGGACTTTCCGTTCCCGTGGTCGGAGCCGGGATCGCACTCAACCAGAAAGCGGGCGTCCCCAACACGGTGCTTGCCTTCGCCATCTTTGTTGGGGTTGGAGTGACCGTCTCAGGCTGGTTGCTACTAAGCCGTCGCCGGCCGGGCAAAGCCGTCAGGAACCAGCCACCGCGATGA